Genomic segment of Veillonella parvula DSM 2008:
ATCGGTGGTGTGGTCATTACTCATGGCACAGATAGCATGGAGGAGACAGCGTATTTTCTGAATCTGACAGTTCATACAGACAAGCCTATTGTTATTACTGGATCTATGAGACCTGCAGGTGCTATTAGTGCAGACGGGCCGATTAATTTATTGCAAGCAATCCAAGTAGCGAGAACACCATCGTCTGTAGGTAAAGGGGTGGTAGTCGTATTAAATGGCTACATTGATGGGGCAAGGGATGTATCTAAATGCAACACTACTAATGTAGCGACTTTTGATAGCCCATTAGTGGGACATCTTGGTATTGTACAAGATGGTATTGCCCATTATTATAAAACGTCGACTCGCCGACATACGCAAGACTCTGTATTTGATGTAAGTAAATTATCTGAGTTGCCTCGTGTAGTTATAATGACTTGCTATGGTGGTATGGATGATATGGTGCCTATGAGTGTAGTTGCTACAAATCCTGACGGTTTAATCTTAACAGGTCTTGGTCATGGTACAATCCCACAAAACGTACGTCAAATCACACAGAATACAAAGTTTCCAACGGTACGTGCTTCTCGTACCGGTAGTGGTATGGTATCTGCAGTGCCACAAGATGCACTGGCAAACTATCTAGTATGTGATACTTTAAGTCCACAAAAAGCGCGTATTTTATTGATGCTAGGGCTTACAAAAACTAAAAATCTTAAAAAGTTACAACAATTCTTCTATGATTATTAAAAGCACATAATATTTATGGAACATAATGATTCTTTGAACTAATAATTAATTTAATAAAAGTTGAGAAAATATCTCAAAATTTAATTTGATATTCATTTTCAAGAATTATACTACATGTAACAGTTTTATATGCAATAAACCGCACATTCCGATCGCCTAGGATGTGCGGTTTTTCATTTGTATTATATTTTTCATATATGAGTGGGGTGTTGAATGATAATTTGGGGGCATTCTAGATGTTTTTGGATATCACAAGATAGGATTATTCAGCTCCAATAGCATTTTCTAGTGCTCTTTGTACGCCTACATAGACGGCCTTGGCTAAAGTGTCTCCAAATAGTGAGAAGGAGCCAGCATCGGTTAAGATATCTCCATTTGTATCGATGGTGAGAACGATACCATCTGTAGAGGTACCTGTGGCAGATGTTTTGCGTTCTTTCGTAATTGCGTCAGGAATGTCTTCGTTAATAAACGGATGGAGGCGTACGCTTTCAACATTCCAATCTTGTAGGGCTGCGGTTTTAGCCTCGGTAATCGTCATGATAGCTTTTACCATAGCGCTATCTGTTAAAGCTTTATTTGTAAATACGAGGATATTAATTGTGCCTGGTACTATGAAGTCTCCATCACGCTCTTCATAACAATAACCTGTACCTGCGCGATGTGCCGTTTTTTCATAGCCTGCAGTCACGATAGTTTCTACGATAGTATCATGTTCTTCGACTTTGGCATAGGCGTGTAGATGCATTGTGGCAGACGTGAGGAGGGCTGTACTAAAATGAACAGGTGTATCAATGTGCTCAAATTCTTGAGCTAAATAATCGGCTACAGAGCCACCGGGTAAATCTTTTTCTGTTTCGATTTGATATGTTAGCTGTTGATTACGTACGGCTAGAGTATGGTGATAGCCACCATTTAATTGTCCGCTCGAAAGAGAATAGTGGATATCGTCAAAGTGTACCGTGACGGAGTGTAACTCTCTAGTTACATAGCCTCCAGTAGCGAGTTCTTGGGGTGCTTCGTATAGATTTTTGAACATGTAAGTCTCCCTAGTTTTATGATTGTTATATATGGAATATAACGATATAATATCTTTATTATCGTATTGCGAATGCATATGTAAAATTATAGCATATATGTTTACTGTTATTATATTGACATTATGTTGAGACGTATATTTGTTATTGTATAGATTTATATTATGGATGGTTATTATGGCTAATTTCTTAAGTGCTGTTTCTGAATTTCTTTTTAAAGACGCTAATATATTAATTCAAATGAGGGACTGGTTCTTTGCACAAGCTGGAAATATCTTATTAGCGTTAATTTTATTTTGGATAGGGCGATATGCTATTAAATGGGTAAAAGCTTTTGCTGTTCGCATTATGACAAAAGCTTCCTATGACTCAGCAGCAATGAGCTTTATCACTCAAATTATTAATTACGCCTTGCTAGTAGGGTTAGTATTGATTTGCTTAAACCAAATTGGTGTTCCTACAACATCTTTTATAGCTGCTTTTGGTGCTTTTGGTTTAGGTATTGGTCTCTCCTTACAGAATAACCTTTCTAATTTAGCATCTGGTTTATTAATTCTTATCTTCAAGCCTTTTAGAGCGGGTCACGTTATTCAGGTAGGTGATGTAGTCGGCAGTGTTAAATCAATCCAATTTATGTATACAGTTATTACTACAAAAGATCAAAAGAATGTATACATACCTAATTCTCTTCTTACATCCCAAGCTGTAACTAACATTGTTTATACTTCAGAACGCGTTATCCCATTTACGTTTGACATTGGTTATAATAATGATCATCATGAAGCAATAAAAATCTTAAAAAATATTTTTGCAGCAGATAAACGTGTCCTTAATCCGAAGAATATGGAAATAGGTATCTCTGAATTTGGAGACAATTCTGTACGAATCGCCGCTTATGCTCGTGTTAAGTCGAAGGATTTCCTCGCTGTTCAATACGGCATTATGTCTGATGTAAAAGATGCTTTTGATAAATATGGCATCGACATTCCATATCCTCAGCGTGTAGTATATATTCAAAATGATCCTCAACATGTAGTATATATTCAAAATGTAGATACATCGACAGGTGAAATTAAAGGGACAAAGAAAAAAGCAACTACTACAAATGTAGAAATAGATAATAGTCTTGAAAGTTAGGATACTGGAAGGTAGAACGAGAGTGATGACACTTTTAACGACGAATATTCATATATTTTATAAGAAATTGGTATTGGCCATAACTTTTATAGGAATCGTATTTATAGGTGCTGGTGTTGCTCAAGCTGCATACATTACACCTCCTTCTACTATTGGTGAGGCCGTAGTCCTTATTGATGCAGATACAAAAGAAATTTTATTTGCAAAGAATCCAGATAAGTGGATGCATCCAGCTAGTACTACGAAAATGGTTACCTTGTTAACTGCTTTAGAACTAAAGGGAACACAGCTTGATGAATTAGCTACGATAAGTAGCTATGCAACGAGCATGGAAGAATCAAACCTAGGGGTTCGCGTAGGCGATCAGATTACATTGGAAGGTGTTCTTGAAGGTATGATGGTTGCTAGTGGCAATGATGCGGCCGTTGTAGTAGCCGAAAATGTAAGCGGTTCTGTAGATAAATTTGCTAAGGATATGACTCGTATTGCTGCAAAAGCGGGTGCAAAGAATAGTGTGTTCTTGAATCCTCATGGATTAACACAAAAGGGTCACCATTCTACGGCTCGTGATTTAGCGATGATTGCAGCGTACGGCATGAAATACCAAATGTTCCGTGACAAGGTTGCTAATGATTATTACAAGGTGCCGTATCAAAACCGTGCACCAGAAACAATTCGTACTACAAACCATTTTATTCGCAATAAATATCCAGGTGCGAATGGCTTGAAAACAGGTTTTACAAACGCAGCAGGAGAATGTTTGATTGCGTCTGCCACACGGAAGGGCCATACTATGATTGTAGTTATGCTTAATGATGATAATCGTTGGGAAGAAGCTGTACAATTCCTTGATTATGGATTTAAACTCCGTGGGGTAATTTAAGGACCTATTGTGTAATGGGGGACATATGAGTTCATTTTTTGCATTTTTAAAACGCATGCGCTTCATCAATCGATGGAGCCTCATGCGAAATACGGAAATAGAAAATATTCAAGAACATAGCCTTGAAGTGGCTATGGTAGCGCACAACTTAGGGGCCATAAAAAATGAATACTTCGGTGGGAATGTAGATATCAATAAGGTAGCTGTCATAGCTATGTATCATGAGGTGAGCGAAATCTTTACAGGAGATATGCCGACACCAATCAAGTATTTTGATCCAAAGTTGCGGGAACTGTATGGTGAGGTTGAAACTTTGGCGCAAGAAAAAATGCTATCAACCTTGCCAGACCGGTTACAATCTGTTTATAAGCCTATACTTGTTGATGCAGAGGCTAGTCCAGAATGGCCTCTCGTTAAGGCTGCCGATATAATTTCAGCCTATATGAAATGCGTCAAAGAGCTCAAGGCAGGGAATGATGAGTTTAAAGAGGCACATGACTCTATCTTAGCTAAGTTGAAAAATCTAAATATGCCTGAGGTAGATATGTTTCTTGAAATATATATCCCTGCTCTTGGTAAGAGTTTGGATGAGTTGAACTATTACGAAATTAAATAATTACTAAAAGAGACGACTTCTTGAGCTGTACCCCAAAAATTGGACACAATTTTGAAGGTATAGTTCATTTGGGCCGTCTCTTTTTGATTCTAAAGATTTGTAGATTATGTTGCTAATGCTTTATCAAATTTTTGTTAGTTTGTTTAATAATAATTATTATAAGCGTATTTGTTAATTATTATCCCTTATTGAATATTATAGTTTACTTTTCCTATCTATAATCTCTTGATTTCTCATTAGTATTTTTTTACCTCGCCACGAGAAGGCTCGATGGCCATATTTTGCTTTGAATTCTTTGTTCGTTAGTGCTTCCAGTTCGTCTATATTGACATACGGTTCTATCTGTTGGAATTCTGGGATGGGCGTAGTTGGAATATTTTTGTTGTGGGGGCATACCTCTTGGCACACATCACAACCAAATACGAGTGGTGTTTTAGCGAGAATATGTTCCTCTTTATCGGTGAGTTCTCCTTTTTTCTGAGTTAAGTAGCTTTTACAAGTGTTGTATTTAAAATCGTCATGACCTAAACATTGACCTAAGCACGCTGTAATACAACGATTGCATCCCATGCAGGACTGCTCAAGGGGGGCGTTTGGCTCGAGCTCTAGTGTTGTTAAAATTGTGCCAATAACGACATAAGAACCCCACTTAGGACTGATAAAACAGTTGTTCTTTCCGTAAAAGCCGAGACCCGCCAAGTAGGCCATGTACCGATCTGCTAAAGGAGAGGTGTCGCAATGAATGGAGAACTGAGCCGAGTCATCAATTATTTGTAATCTTTCAATAAGACGTTCTAAATATTCATTAATGACCAGGTGATAATCTGTTGACCATGTATAGCGCGATAGATTGGCATGGCCTTTGTGTTGTACATGGTACGGGAATAGACAAACGATGGCACTTTTGGGCATAAACCGAGTCGTTCCTAGTAGTCTTGCCTCTACATCTGCCGTAGTAAAGGGGCATGGGTTGCTTTCAAATAAAATAGTTTTGGCCTGTTCAGGTAGTGGCCATGAGGCAATTCCAAATTCATAAATATGTAATTCTTTGCAAATTTCCTGTAAATTTATATCTTTCATCGTAGATTTAGTGGTAAATAATTGGTAAAATAAAAGTATAAGAAATGCGTGGGATTCTATAGATTTTTATTAGGTTTGTAGTTTGGTGACAACTGTATTTTTATAGTTAGCACCGTAATTCTGTTAGTATTAGTATACCATTGAGAGGACAGATTATGTTAGCATTTATGAAAGTATTACAACCGAAGACGGTGGAAGAGGCTTATGAATTAGCCACAAAGAACAAAACTGCTCCTATGCTAGCGGGAGGCTGTTGGCTGCGTCTAGGACGACGTACTTGGCCATCAGTGATTGATATGGCGAGTCTTGATTTGCGTTATGTTCGTGAAGAAGATAAGGAGTTTGTAATTGGCGCTATGGCGACACAAGGAGATGTGGAACGTTTTGAGCCTTTACAACAATTCTGCGGCGGTGCCGTAGTTAAAGGTGTTAAGGAGATTCTTGGCATTCAATTTAGAAATATTGCTACCATGGGCGGTTCTGTAGCAAGTAAATTTGGCTTCTCTGATATCATCCCTGCGCTATTGGCCGTGCATGCAGACATCGTTACCTTTAAAGGTGGGCGTATGTCCATGCAAGACTATATGACATATAGAGAACGTGATATTCTCGTGGAGATTCGCATCCCTAAAGTAGATGTACCTGTAGCTGTTGAAGCTCTTCGCATCTCTCGTGGCGACTTCCCATTATTGACAGGTGCTCTTCGCCATGACGAAAAAGGCGTTGAATTATACATCGGCACAAGACCTGGTACACCTCAATTAGCAGAAAAAGCAAGTGCTTTGCTTTCAGAAAGAGGATTATCTGCCGCAAAAGAGGCAGCTCAATTGGCATCTGAAGAACTGGTTTATCAATCTAACTCTCATGCGTCCAAAGAATATCGTATGGAGATGGTAAAAGCAATGGTTCAACGCTTAGCTAAGGAGGTGGCACAATAATGGAACTCGTACTTAATATTAATAACAAAAATGTAACTGTTAATGTGCCAACTGATGAGATGTTGTTAGATACATTGCGCAATCTTGGCTATTACAGTGTCCGCTGTGGCTGTGACACCACAAACTGTGGCCTTTGCACTGTATGGGTGGATGATGAAATTATTTTGTCTTGTGCTTATCCTACATTTCGTGCGCCAGGCCATAAGATTACTACATTAGAAGGCTTACAAGAGGAAGCTGAATTATTGGCGGCTTGTATCGCAAGTGAAGGCGCAGATCAGTGTGGTTTTTGTACAACCGGCATGATGATGAGTGCTATCAATTTGAAACGCAAAAATCCAAAGGCTAGCGATGATGAAATTCGCGAATACCTTATAGGTAACTTGTGCCGCTGTACTGGTTATGAATCACAACTTCGAGGAGTTCGTAAATTCTTAGAAGGAGGCCTATAATGATGAACAAGCATATTGGTAAATCCTATGACAAAGTTGACTCAAAAGGTATTTTGTCTGGTAAACCGTCTTATACTGGCGATTTTGTTCCCAAAGATGCGCTTGTTATTAAGGTTCTTCGTAGCCCTCATGCTCAAGCGCGCATCAAATCTATTGATACATCTAAAGCTAAATTGATCCCTGGCGTAGAAGCTATTTTTACTTATGAAGATGTGCCTAATACGCGATTTACATTAGCAGGTCAAACATATCCAGAGCCATCCGCTTATGATGCGCTCATCTTGGACCCAGTAGTTCGCTATGTTGGAGACGAAGTAGCTCTCATCGTAGCAAAAGATGAGGCTACAGCGCTTAAAGCAATGCCGCTTATCAAGGTTGAATACGAAGTACAGAAACCTGTACTTGATATGCACACTGCTATCGACCATGAAACTATAGTACATCCTGAGGATGATATTCATAACAATATCCCCGTAGGTCAAGATTACAAACGCAATATTTGCGTATCCTATCACAAACGGGTAGGAGATGTGGAAGCAGAACTCGCTAAATGTGATTACGTGGCAGAAGGTACATACTTTGACCAGGCTACACGCCAAACAACGATGGAACCATTCCAAAGCTTTGGATATATAGATGCGCTAGGTCGTGTAGTTATTGTATCCTCTACGCAAATCGTATTCCATGTACGCCGTCACATCGCTCGTGCACTCGGTATTCCGGCTACAAAAGTCCGTGTAATTAAGCCTCGTATTGGAGGTGGCTTCGGTTCTAAACAAACAGCTTGTACAGAAATTATGACAGCTTTCGTAGCGTGGACATTGAAAAAACCTTGTTATCTTTTATACGATCGTACAGAAGCACAAACTTGCTCCACTACACGTCATGCTCGTGAATGGAAAATTCGTGTAGGTGCTACAAAAGATGGCATTATTAAAGTTATTGATATGGACTCCATCACAGCCGCTGGGGCACATGCAACTCATTGCTTCACTACTACTACGGCTGGTGAACATAAATCTGTGCCTTTGTACAACAAAGCTACTGCTGTTCATTATGGTACAGAGGGGGTGTATACTAACCAAACTCCAGGTGGTGCTTTCCGTGGGTACGGTGCAACAGAAGCTTTGTGGCCATTAGAATGTGCTGTTAACCAATTGGCTGACAAGATGGGGATTGATCCAGCTGAACTACGTCAGAAGAACTTAATAGCGGAAGGTGAACAAAGCTTAGTATATGCTCCAGATGAATATCTTGATTCTGGTCTTTTCCAAGATACTGTAAATCGTGTAAAAGAAATGGCTCGTTGGGATGAACGCCCTCATTCTTGGGACATCGATGAGCGCTATCGCGGTGGACTTGGCATGGCTTTAGCATTACAAGGCTCTGGTGTCGCAAATATCGACGTAGCATCTGTTGAAATCCGACTTGGTGACGATGGCAATTATACATTGTATACTGGGTCTTCTGATATGGGCATGGGGTCTAATACCGTATTGACGCAAATGGCCTGTGAAGTAATAGGTTGTCCTATGGAATATATGACTGTTATTGAATCAGATACAGATATCGTACCATTCGATCCAGGGTCCTACGCATCTAGTACAACCTATGTAACGGGTACTGCTGCTAAGATGGCTGCAGAAGAATTACGCACTAAGATTATTGCTAAATTTGCTCAATTCTTTGAAACCGATGTTGGAAACGTTGACTTTGATGGCGTTGTAGCTACGACAAAAGATGGCTCCAAAACAATGGATATCCATCAACTGGCACCAAAATTATTAGTTGGTGCTAATGCAGAGCAATTGTCTGGTTTCGCTACATGGGGTAGTCATACATCCCCACCTCCATTCATGGCATCTATTGCTGAGATAAAAGTAGATAAACAAACTGGTAAGGTTATTCCTCTTCATTTCTACTCTTGTATCGATTGCGGTACTGTTATCAACCCTAAATTGGCTCGCGTTCAAGTTGAGGGTGGTGTAGTACAAGCTATCGGGATGGCCTTATATGAAGAGGTACGTTACTCTAATAGTGGTCGCTTAGAAACAAGTAACCTTATGACTTATAAAATTCCAACCCGTCAAGATATCGGTGAGTTACATACAGACTTCGTAGAATCTTATGAACCTACAGGCGGCTTTGGTGCTAAATCTATTGGTGAAGTTGTTATCAACACTGGTTGTCCTGCTATCCAACATGCCATTAAAAATGCAGTTGGTGCGGATCTTCGTACATTACCTATGACACCTGAGAAGGTATTTATGGCTATGGACGAGAAATATAAAGTATAGAGATTTCTATCTACTTTTTACTTTCTAAGGAGGCCTGGTTCTATGACATCACAAACATCCTATTGGAATCGATTGATTCAGCCGGGAATCGTTGCTCTTGTTGGGGCAGGCGGTAAAACGACTGTGCTTTCAAAACTAGTAGAATATGGACGGCTGAAAGGTCAGCCCATCGTAGTTACGACTACGACTCGACTCTATGAATCTCAGGTCGCTCATTATGAACCGATTTATACTCGAAATATTAATGAAGCCGATGAGTATTGTACCGACCGTCTTTTACGTGGCTATTGTGGTGCGTGGTTCGCTGGAATTACAGGAACAAAGGTAGACTCCTTAGATTGTGATCTTATCGATGGTTTAGCCAAGTTACATCCAAATTGGCAAATTGTTGTAGAAGCAGATGGAGCGAAGGAAAAATGGCTCAAGGCGCCTAAGACGACTGAGCCTGTCATTCCATCTCTTACAAAGACTACGATTGGTCTCGTAAATCTACAAATGCTAGGGGCCCCATTAGATGATGAGCACGTACATAATATCGAGCTCGTTCAAGATATCGTAAAACGCGATATGGGGGCTATTGTAACTCCGCGTATGTTGGCTGATCTTGTTTTGCATAAACAAGGTTTATTCCAATATAGTAAAGGCAAGAAAATATTGTTCTGTACTGGTTATGAAACAGTGCAACATCGCATTATCGATGATTTTATTGATCATATTGTTGATAGCGATATTACGGCTATCATTTTGGCTGATGGATATAAAGCAAGTTGTGAAATCCGTCGCATTATTCAATGTCGGTAGGTACTCATGACTATTATGAAAGCAAATTGTGATACCGCTTTTATTCCCATGAGAGACCCCATAGACCGTCGTCCTTTGCATATTGGCATTGTCCTCCTTGTGGGAGGGCAATCCAAGCGCATGGGATGTAATAAGCAACTCTTACCATGGCGTGGTAAGACTGTTCTAGATGCGGTCTGTGGGGCTCTTCAATGTGGATGGGGTGGACAGGTAGTTTCAACTATGTCCTGTAAACTACCTTTTGTGGCGGTTACTGGTGATGATCATGAGAAACTAGAATCTATTGTCACAAGCTATGGTTTTGAGGCGATTCGAAATGACCATCCTGAACTGGGGCAAGGAGTATCCATAGCGTTGGGAGTACATCATTTGGTGAATACGGCGCCCATACCGCTAGACGGTATTCTCTGTTCAGTAGGGGATCAACCACTTCTGACGAGTGCTGTTGTACATGAGGTCATTAGTGCATTTAGTGATAACTTTCATCCGAAAACTATCGTTGTTCCACATTATGGGGCGAATTGTCATTCGGGAAATCCCGTTCTCTTTGGTTCCCATTGGTTTGATTTTTTACAACAGATTCAAGGGGATCAAGGCGGTAAGACCATTATTCGTGGTGAGGGTCAAGCCCATGTCGTGAAATTATGGATTAGTGATGATGTTGGCGACGATATTGACACACCCGATGATTTTGAGCGTTTGAAACATCGTGAAAGTGAGGCATTATGAAACCATTGGTACTTATGCGTGGAGGTGGAGACATCGCTTCCGGTGCTGTATATAGATTGAGACGGGCGGGCTATCCCGTTGTAATTAGTGAAATAGCGATTCCTACCATGATTCGCCGCGAAGTATGTTACGGTAATGCGGTTCATCGTGGAGAAATGATTTTGGAACGTTTTGTTGCTCGTCATGTGTCTATTGGTGAAGTGAAGGATACATTGGCACAGGAAATCATTCCCGTTGTCACTAGCTCATATGAGGAATTATTGGACACTTTAAAACCAGAGATTGTAGTCGATGCTATTTTGAGTAAAAAGAATCTTGGAACAAAACGAGATGATGCAGAGCTCGTTATAGGTGTTGGCCCTGGATTTACTGCTGGAGAAGATGTAGATGTGGTCATTGAAACGATGCGTGGCCATTCATTAGGTCGCTGTATCTATGATGGGCCGGCTCAACCTAATACAGGTATCCCTGGAAATGTAGGTGGCTACACTCATGAGCGCGTTATCCATTCTCCAAAGGCTGGACTATTTACAGCAAAACGGCATATTGGGGATTCTGTACAAGCCAATGAGGTGATTGGTTATGTTGATGAAGAACCAGTCCGAGCTAAAATTACAGGCATTCTACGAGGAATTTTAAAAAGTGGGCTCATCGTATCAGATCATTTTAAGTTGGCTGATGTGGATGCTCGTTGTGAAGAGTCTCATTGTTATAGTATTTCAGATAAATCTCTAGCTGTTGGTGGTGGCGTTTTAGAGGCTGTTACCGCTTGGGATTATGAAAGGAATCTAGATGGAAACAATTTATGATGTGATGAAAAATCGTCTACAGGTTACTGAAACTACCGTGATGGTTACAGTTCTATCCGGTCCTCGTCAAGGGGATAAGACTATTTATGCTGAAGATGGAAGTGTTCTATACGGAACTCCTATTGAAGGATTTACTGTAGATAAAGCAAAGCTAAACTCTCTCTGCATGGTAGGCGAAATGGAGTGTTTCGTACAACCTGTAGAAAATGATCCGTCAGTTCTCGTATTAGGCGCAGGTCATGTTAGCCGAGCTATTACTGATTTGCTGTTGTTTATTGGCTGTCGTGTTACAGTTGTAGATGACCGTCCAGAATATGTAGTTCCTGAATTCTTTGATGAACGTGTTACACGTAAGTGCTTACCTTTAGAAAACTTCAAGAATGATTTACCTCTTGATGAATATAATGGCTTTATCATTGTGACGCGTGCTCATGAGTACGATAATATATGTTTAGAACAATTGCGTGGTTACTTGCCTACGTATATGGGTGTTATGGGTAGCCAAAAACGCATTCATCATGCTTTTGAAGTGTTGCGTGAGCAAGGTTGGACCCAAGATGAGTTAGATATGATTTATGCTCCAATTGGTCTAGACCTTGGTGCACAAACACCTGAGGAGATTGCATTATCTATCGTTAGTGAATATTTGGCAGTGGTACGTGGTAAAAAAGGCGGCTCATTGCGGAAAGGTAGAGTGATCCATGAATCGTGAGTTTATTGAATATCTTAGTGAACGTAAAAACGAAACCTTAGCAGTAGCGACTATTTTATATACTCGTGGATCCACACCTCGTAAAGCTGGTACATCTATGGTTGTATTTCCTGATGGATCTATTTTTGGCACTATTGGCGGCGGTCGTGCAGAAAATGAAATCCGCCTAAGTGCTGTGGACTCCTTGAATAAAAAAGAAGCTCACCGTCGTATTGATGTTCTCCTTGATGATGACGTAGCTGTTAAAGAAGGCATGGTCTGTGGTGGCCAAATGGATGTATGGATTGAAACACAAAACATCTAATAAAATCTCATTCAGCGTTTGTTTATAAATTTACAGTACTCTCAAAATGAGTTAAAATATAAGGTACAGTCAAAGAATTGATTGTACCTTATTATTTTGTATAAGGAGCTATTTTTATGCATATTGACGCACTTATACATACCTTTAGGCTTCTTGATATTGTTGATATCATAATCGTTGCCATTGGTATTTACTATTTATATAAATTGCTTAAAGATACGAGGGCCGTTTCTCTTTTAAAAGGTCTCGTCATGTTGGCAATTTTAAATTTATTGAGTCATTTATTAAATCTATACGTTATCAACTGGATTTTGCAACAAAGTATGACCGTTCTTCTCTTTGCGTTACCGGTTGTATTCCAACCAGAATTGCGTCGTGCTCTAGAACAATTGGGGCGTGGACGAATTTTCAGCAAGGCACAAAATGTAAACGAAGAAGAAATGGATATGGCCATTAATGAAGTAATGGCTGCGGCTCGCGTTATGTCTCGTGAACATACGGGGGCACTTAT
This window contains:
- a CDS encoding asparaginase translates to MDTKIALIGTGGTIAGKGASNTDLTSYTAGVLGLDEILASVPGTKPYGPYTYTQFSNIESSDITVNHWLELSKLVQKLVNRDDIGGVVITHGTDSMEETAYFLNLTVHTDKPIVITGSMRPAGAISADGPINLLQAIQVARTPSSVGKGVVVVLNGYIDGARDVSKCNTTNVATFDSPLVGHLGIVQDGIAHYYKTSTRRHTQDSVFDVSKLSELPRVVIMTCYGGMDDMVPMSVVATNPDGLILTGLGHGTIPQNVRQITQNTKFPTVRASRTGSGMVSAVPQDALANYLVCDTLSPQKARILLMLGLTKTKNLKKLQQFFYDY
- a CDS encoding adenosylcobinamide amidohydrolase — encoded protein: MFKNLYEAPQELATGGYVTRELHSVTVHFDDIHYSLSSGQLNGGYHHTLAVRNQQLTYQIETEKDLPGGSVADYLAQEFEHIDTPVHFSTALLTSATMHLHAYAKVEEHDTIVETIVTAGYEKTAHRAGTGYCYEERDGDFIVPGTINILVFTNKALTDSAMVKAIMTITEAKTAALQDWNVESVRLHPFINEDIPDAITKERKTSATGTSTDGIVLTIDTNGDILTDAGSFSLFGDTLAKAVYVGVQRALENAIGAE
- a CDS encoding mechanosensitive ion channel family protein, producing MANFLSAVSEFLFKDANILIQMRDWFFAQAGNILLALILFWIGRYAIKWVKAFAVRIMTKASYDSAAMSFITQIINYALLVGLVLICLNQIGVPTTSFIAAFGAFGLGIGLSLQNNLSNLASGLLILIFKPFRAGHVIQVGDVVGSVKSIQFMYTVITTKDQKNVYIPNSLLTSQAVTNIVYTSERVIPFTFDIGYNNDHHEAIKILKNIFAADKRVLNPKNMEIGISEFGDNSVRIAAYARVKSKDFLAVQYGIMSDVKDAFDKYGIDIPYPQRVVYIQNDPQHVVYIQNVDTSTGEIKGTKKKATTTNVEIDNSLES
- a CDS encoding D-alanyl-D-alanine carboxypeptidase family protein gives rise to the protein MTLLTTNIHIFYKKLVLAITFIGIVFIGAGVAQAAYITPPSTIGEAVVLIDADTKEILFAKNPDKWMHPASTTKMVTLLTALELKGTQLDELATISSYATSMEESNLGVRVGDQITLEGVLEGMMVASGNDAAVVVAENVSGSVDKFAKDMTRIAAKAGAKNSVFLNPHGLTQKGHHSTARDLAMIAAYGMKYQMFRDKVANDYYKVPYQNRAPETIRTTNHFIRNKYPGANGLKTGFTNAAGECLIASATRKGHTMIVVMLNDDNRWEEAVQFLDYGFKLRGVI
- the yfbR gene encoding 5'-deoxynucleotidase, whose translation is MSSFFAFLKRMRFINRWSLMRNTEIENIQEHSLEVAMVAHNLGAIKNEYFGGNVDINKVAVIAMYHEVSEIFTGDMPTPIKYFDPKLRELYGEVETLAQEKMLSTLPDRLQSVYKPILVDAEASPEWPLVKAADIISAYMKCVKELKAGNDEFKEAHDSILAKLKNLNMPEVDMFLEIYIPALGKSLDELNYYEIK
- a CDS encoding epoxyqueuosine reductase, which produces MKDINLQEICKELHIYEFGIASWPLPEQAKTILFESNPCPFTTADVEARLLGTTRFMPKSAIVCLFPYHVQHKGHANLSRYTWSTDYHLVINEYLERLIERLQIIDDSAQFSIHCDTSPLADRYMAYLAGLGFYGKNNCFISPKWGSYVVIGTILTTLELEPNAPLEQSCMGCNRCITACLGQCLGHDDFKYNTCKSYLTQKKGELTDKEEHILAKTPLVFGCDVCQEVCPHNKNIPTTPIPEFQQIEPYVNIDELEALTNKEFKAKYGHRAFSWRGKKILMRNQEIIDRKSKL
- a CDS encoding FAD binding domain-containing protein, translated to MLAFMKVLQPKTVEEAYELATKNKTAPMLAGGCWLRLGRRTWPSVIDMASLDLRYVREEDKEFVIGAMATQGDVERFEPLQQFCGGAVVKGVKEILGIQFRNIATMGGSVASKFGFSDIIPALLAVHADIVTFKGGRMSMQDYMTYRERDILVEIRIPKVDVPVAVEALRISRGDFPLLTGALRHDEKGVELYIGTRPGTPQLAEKASALLSERGLSAAKEAAQLASEELVYQSNSHASKEYRMEMVKAMVQRLAKEVAQ
- a CDS encoding (2Fe-2S)-binding protein, producing the protein MELVLNINNKNVTVNVPTDEMLLDTLRNLGYYSVRCGCDTTNCGLCTVWVDDEIILSCAYPTFRAPGHKITTLEGLQEEAELLAACIASEGADQCGFCTTGMMMSAINLKRKNPKASDDEIREYLIGNLCRCTGYESQLRGVRKFLEGGL